One segment of Rhodohalobacter mucosus DNA contains the following:
- a CDS encoding YhdH/YhfP family quinone oxidoreductase: MISKTYKALVAEEKSDGEFTQSVKELKTENLPDHDVLIEVHYSSLNYKDALSASGNRSVSKSYPFTPGIDAAGIVRKSRDSRYQPGDQVIVTSYDLGMNTPGGFGQYIRVPASWVLHLPDCLRLNESMMIGTSGITAAFGVEKIDRLMPATEGDVLVTGATGGVGSFSVGLLNLLGYRVIAATGKPEQARFLKNIGASDVIERDAVSDVPDKPMLSSRWRAAFDTVGGSMLDSVLRQMEHNGVVACCGNVLGGELKTSIYPFILRGISLMGVDSGIAHMQDRVRIWDKLATEWKIPHLEQLCKTRTLSDLPDEIEKILKGGQTGKVLISLRD, from the coding sequence ATGATTTCGAAAACCTATAAGGCTTTGGTTGCTGAAGAAAAAAGCGATGGAGAGTTCACCCAGTCAGTGAAGGAGCTGAAGACCGAAAATCTTCCGGATCATGATGTCCTGATTGAGGTACATTACTCTTCCCTTAACTATAAGGATGCACTGTCCGCGTCCGGAAATCGCAGTGTCTCCAAATCCTACCCCTTCACACCGGGCATCGATGCGGCCGGCATCGTCAGGAAAAGCCGCGATTCCAGATATCAGCCCGGAGACCAGGTAATTGTAACCAGCTATGATCTGGGCATGAACACACCCGGAGGATTTGGCCAGTACATCCGTGTCCCGGCCAGCTGGGTTCTTCACTTACCCGACTGCCTCAGGCTTAATGAAAGTATGATGATCGGCACCTCCGGCATTACCGCCGCCTTTGGTGTGGAAAAAATTGACCGGTTAATGCCCGCCACAGAAGGCGACGTTCTGGTAACAGGGGCAACTGGAGGAGTTGGCAGCTTTTCCGTCGGGCTTCTTAATTTACTTGGATATCGGGTAATTGCTGCTACCGGAAAACCGGAACAGGCGCGTTTTCTCAAAAATATTGGCGCTTCTGATGTGATAGAGCGTGACGCCGTTTCTGACGTTCCCGATAAACCGATGCTGAGTTCACGGTGGAGAGCTGCTTTTGATACTGTTGGAGGGTCCATGCTTGATTCCGTGCTCAGGCAGATGGAACATAACGGTGTTGTAGCATGCTGCGGGAATGTTTTGGGGGGCGAACTGAAAACCAGCATCTATCCGTTTATTCTGAGAGGGATTAGCCTGATGGGAGTTGATTCAGGAATAGCGCATATGCAGGATCGTGTGCGTATATGGGACAAGCTTGCTACGGAGTGGAAAATCCCGCACCTGGAACAACTATGTAAAACCCGAACACTATCGGATCTCCCCGACGAGATCGAAAAAATACTGAAGGGCGGACAAACGGGAAAGGTCCTGATTAGCTTGCGTGACTGA
- a CDS encoding response regulator, producing MSNRISKGTVVIVEDDMLLSLVETRIVEKLGYEVKAKAISGEDAVQKIKKHQPDVVIMDVSLKGEMDGIDAMNRVRAFSDVPVIYLSGNGDKLSKERAKKTGYVEYLVKPINPSDIEAPLDKAMNRNSEKVFISHAS from the coding sequence ATGAGTAATAGAATATCAAAAGGCACGGTTGTCATCGTGGAAGATGACATGCTTCTTTCCCTGGTGGAAACCAGAATCGTTGAAAAGTTAGGTTATGAAGTAAAGGCAAAGGCGATTAGCGGAGAAGACGCCGTTCAAAAAATCAAAAAGCATCAGCCAGATGTTGTCATCATGGATGTTTCCCTGAAAGGCGAAATGGACGGCATTGATGCAATGAACCGTGTTCGGGCATTCTCAGATGTACCCGTTATCTATCTATCGGGGAACGGGGATAAGCTGAGCAAGGAGAGGGCAAAGAAAACAGGCTATGTAGAATATCTTGTGAAACCGATCAATCCGTCGGATATTGAAGCTCCCCTCGATAAGGCCATGAACAGAAATTCAGAGAAGGTCTTTATCAGTCACGCAAGCTAA
- a CDS encoding DUF4914 family protein → MDKTAELSLDSNLHADFRELLDEAKSVTLAKNIDDLVNLSVGGENRLSREVSYELPGGEFKKEAIVHRVKNGIAANYFETYMRRRDPNCMVIADDFPTDKTKFDERFDYDFQELRHETFEWLKGQDLGMFYFNAGKVGMGYKAAAIIPANAGFFGLGLALLQGIINPDELDEDFEPVAFIYTAPPFRHTHFEGKQVVVHNRQPGNYEMFSYNLYPGPSAKKGVYGMLIGQGEEEGWVTAHCSSVQVKTPYDNIVTFMHEGASGGGKSEMLQQPHRLADGRLLLGDNLYKDDKRYLDLAQTCDLMPVADDMALCHPSLQKNDGKLGLEDAEEGWFVRVDHIKEYGTDPSLEKMTAVPPKPLLFLNIQSVPGGRAMIWDHTMDEPGVPCPNPRVILPRDIVPNIVEEPVQVEIRSIGMRTPPCTQEEPNYGIVGIMHVLPPALAWLWRLVAPRGHANPSIIQTQGISSEGVGSYWPFATGKKVKQANLLLEQINKTPEVQYILTPNQTIGAWKVGFMSQWVTREYLARKGNANFSDKQIIPARCSVLGYALKHMTFEGRTIPEWLLRVELQREVQEEGYDAGAEILLEFFHRMLKNFLTPDLDDLGRQIIECCLDNGTVHDYEKFMHN, encoded by the coding sequence GTAACATTAGCCAAAAATATCGACGACCTTGTCAACCTTTCCGTGGGCGGAGAAAACAGACTGTCACGTGAGGTTTCTTATGAGCTACCGGGCGGAGAATTTAAAAAAGAAGCGATCGTTCACCGGGTAAAAAATGGTATAGCCGCCAACTATTTTGAAACATACATGAGGCGGAGAGACCCGAATTGTATGGTGATTGCCGATGATTTTCCAACAGACAAGACGAAATTTGATGAACGATTCGACTACGATTTTCAGGAGCTGCGCCATGAAACGTTTGAATGGCTGAAAGGCCAGGATCTGGGCATGTTTTATTTCAATGCAGGGAAAGTTGGAATGGGTTACAAAGCTGCTGCCATTATTCCGGCCAACGCGGGATTTTTTGGGCTGGGCCTGGCGCTGCTTCAGGGCATCATAAACCCCGACGAACTTGATGAAGATTTTGAGCCTGTCGCCTTCATCTACACTGCACCGCCATTCAGGCATACACATTTTGAAGGCAAACAGGTGGTTGTACACAACCGGCAACCCGGCAACTACGAAATGTTCAGTTACAATCTGTATCCGGGGCCAAGTGCCAAGAAAGGTGTATACGGAATGCTTATCGGCCAGGGCGAAGAAGAGGGCTGGGTAACGGCTCACTGCTCTTCCGTGCAAGTAAAAACTCCGTACGACAACATCGTAACATTTATGCACGAGGGGGCCAGCGGAGGCGGTAAAAGTGAAATGTTGCAGCAGCCGCACCGTTTAGCGGATGGCCGGCTCCTTTTGGGCGACAACCTCTACAAAGATGACAAACGCTATCTGGACCTGGCACAAACTTGTGACCTGATGCCGGTAGCTGATGATATGGCTCTTTGCCACCCGTCACTTCAAAAAAATGATGGAAAGCTTGGACTGGAAGATGCCGAGGAAGGCTGGTTTGTTCGTGTCGATCACATTAAAGAGTACGGTACGGATCCCTCACTGGAAAAAATGACGGCTGTACCGCCAAAACCCCTTCTTTTTCTGAACATCCAATCCGTACCGGGCGGCAGGGCGATGATATGGGATCACACAATGGATGAACCCGGCGTGCCCTGCCCGAATCCCAGGGTGATTCTGCCCCGGGATATCGTACCCAATATTGTTGAAGAACCGGTTCAGGTTGAGATTCGAAGTATCGGTATGCGCACCCCCCCCTGTACGCAGGAGGAGCCCAACTATGGCATTGTGGGCATCATGCATGTGCTGCCTCCGGCTCTTGCCTGGCTCTGGAGACTCGTAGCTCCTCGCGGACACGCGAATCCGAGCATTATCCAAACACAGGGAATCAGCAGTGAAGGTGTGGGAAGTTACTGGCCTTTCGCTACCGGCAAGAAGGTAAAACAGGCCAATCTGCTGCTGGAGCAAATTAATAAAACACCTGAAGTGCAGTATATCCTTACGCCTAACCAAACAATCGGAGCCTGGAAGGTTGGATTTATGTCTCAGTGGGTAACCCGTGAGTACCTGGCAAGAAAAGGAAATGCCAATTTCTCGGACAAACAAATTATACCGGCCCGATGCAGCGTATTGGGATATGCACTTAAGCACATGACGTTCGAGGGACGCACCATTCCGGAATGGCTGCTCAGGGTTGAGCTTCAGAGAGAAGTTCAGGAGGAAGGATATGATGCCGGGGCTGAAATCCTGCTTGAGTTCTTCCATAGAATGCTCAAGAATTTCCTTACACCCGACCTTGACGACCTTGGCAGGCAAATCATTGAATGCTGTCTTGATAACGGAACCGTTCACGATTATGAGAAATTTATGCACAATTAA